The sequence below is a genomic window from Chitinispirillum alkaliphilum.
ATATCATTTGTAGTAATGGGGCTTTACAATCATTCAAAGGATAAGAACCTGCTGCATCACATAAGACCCGCTGTTGTCAACCCCATTATCATAGCATCGGCTCTGGGGCTGCTCTCCTCTTTTATACTGAGCAGCTTTGGACTTAACAGCGCAGACAATAACACACCACAGTGGGTTTTTGTGACCGGTTCGGCCTTTCACTCATTTCTACAGATGATAGGGACGATGGGGCTTCCGCTTGCACTGTTGTCTGTGGGAGGAACCTTAAGCCTGGCATCTATGGGGAAAAATGTTTCTCTTCTTCTGCTTACCGTTTTCGGAAAGCTGCTGCTTGCGCCCTTTTTGACCTATCTGATAATAGTAAATCTTTTTCCCGGAGCGGATAAAACAGCCCTTGGAGTTTCAGTTTTACTTATGGCTACGCCCGTTGCGGTAGCGACATCAGTGGTATCCCCCAGATTCAATGTAAACAGTCAGTTTGTGTTATCCCTTCTTGCGGTAAGTACACTTCTAAGCTCCATAACCATGCCTTTTTGGCTATATATTCTTTTGTAGTTTTTCACCTTTTCTCAATTACTTTGGAGTCAAATTTTCAATGTACAGGCAAAGTATTAATTTCAAAAAGCTTCGACCACTTGCGGAAACCCTTCTCAAGCCCCGACATCTTGCCCTGAACACCTTCAAGCAGAAAGTGAATATTTATATTGAGAGAGAGCGCTTCATCATCAAAACAGCAGAGAATGAGGATGATTTGGCCAATGTACTTCGCCTGCGGTATGATGTTTTCTACCGGGAGCTTCTGGAAAAACGCCTTCTTACCGGTATAGATATCGATAAGTTTGATTTTCTGTGCGATCATCTCATTATTATAGATAAGAAAAGCGACAGCTATATAGGTACCTACCGTCTTCTTTCTTCACTTTTTTCAGACAAATTCTACTCGGCAACCGAGTTTGATCTCAGCAACATTCTCTCTCTTCCGGGGGTGAAACTGGAGCTGGGCAGAGCATGTGTACACAAAGATTACAGAACCGGCAGCACCATCACCCTTCTGTGGCGGGGGATATCAAAATATATGAGAGAGACCGGTACAAAATATCTCTTCGGTTGTTCAAGTGTGAAGAATGAGGATAAGACCGAGATCACCCGCATTTACCGTCACCTAAAAGCAAACAGCTTTACCGGTGAGGAGTTCAGGGTCTGTCCCCGCTGGAAATTCAGGATCAAAAGGTTACCTGTGATAATGAAGAGGCTCGATCAGAATATGCCTCTTGAAAATGACAGCGAAGTAACGGATCTGATTCCTCCTCTGCTAAAATCGTATATCAACATGGGCGCACAGGTCTGCGGTGAGCCTGCCTATGACAGGAAATTCAAATGTGCGGATTTCCTCACACTTTTCAACATCGACAACTCATCATCCCAAACCAAAAGAAAGTACAGCCTGTGATTCGCGCCATAGTAAAGGCAATCGGTTTTTTTCTGATGGTGGCAGTTTATTCCCTTGTCTCACTTGGTGCTATTTTCATTCTCAGAGGGGACAAACAGGAACGGGCTCTGATGAAATTGACTTCCCTGTGTGCAAAACTGGGACTGTTCATTTTCGGAATCAAGATCAGTATTAAAAACAGAGAAAATCTCTCCCGGATACCTCCTTGCTGCCTAATAATCTCAAATCACCTGACTTATCTGGATATACTTGTCATCTGCTCAAGGATTCCTTCACTATTCATAACTTCAGTTGAAGTAAAAAACACATTTTTCCTTGGATTCCTTTCGAGAATGGGGGGGAGTATCTTTGTGGAGAGAAGAAAAAAGACCCAGCTTCTCAGGGAAATTGAAAACGTGTCCGGGAAAATTATGCGTGGTACAAGAGTGACACTTTTCCCCGAAGGAACATCATCGAACGGTGAAACGGTTCTCCCTTTCAAATCTGCACTTTTCACCAGTGCGGTTTCTGCAGGAGTGGATGTTCAGCCACTTTGCATAAGATATCTCAGTATTAATGGTAAGAAGATAGACAGGGAAAACAGGGACTATGTTTTTTACTACGGAGATTTGAAATTTTTCCCCCACCTCTGTAAACTTATGACTTTAAAACGGGTGGAAGTTGAACTCTCAGTACTACAGCAGATAGACACAAAAGATTTAACCCGGAAGGAACTGGTGTCAGGGGCAGAAGCGGTGGTGCGGAACTGTTATGAATCAGGTGTGTAATATTCGTTTGGCGGGATGCAGCCTCCACCTGCAGTCCTCCCTGCCGCGGTTTACCCGGGCGGTATTTGTATCAATTAACTTTGTGTGTTTTATACTTCACTCTTCACATAAACTATGGTATCACACATGAACTTTCAATCTGAAGGGCTACAATATCGCTTACCTTAATGTGCCCCCGTGCTGTACGACCGCATTGAATGGGTAGCGGAAGATTCAGGTGTCCGCACCTGAAGCTGCAGCGAGGGAAATGCTTTTCCCATCCAAATTCTCCTGATGCTTTTTTATGTTTTGTCGTTATCGATTTCGACCGCGTAGACCAGAACCGCTTTCAGGCAATCAACCAGTTTACTATCACCGGCACAAAACAACCACCGGCTAAAATCAAACCCACCTCTACACCCACCACACATCTTTTTTCTCTCTATGCATATTTCGTCCCTGACGGGACTAGGAGATTTTTTTTGTTCAATTGGCTCTACAAACTTATCGCCCCTAACGGGGCTGTCGGAAAGAAATCCGGTGATAATTTACACTCTTCACCTGAACCATATTTTTGGACATGAATCTACACTCTAAAG
It includes:
- a CDS encoding transporter, translating into MDSIRIFEVLRVIFPVFAIMGLGKILFRKKLMNKVHQEFLNDIAYYIALPALIFVELAVQPFDLLLDPVLIFAPLLSLGAVFIVFTLIALVFKIKGPLAAPLIFGTVWANVAYMGFPLVSMAFEDEKGLAMAAIINAIPMPVFVVISFVVMGLYNHSKDKNLLHHIRPAVVNPIIIASALGLLSSFILSSFGLNSADNNTPQWVFVTGSAFHSFLQMIGTMGLPLALLSVGGTLSLASMGKNVSLLLLTVFGKLLLAPFLTYLIIVNLFPGADKTALGVSVLLMATPVAVATSVVSPRFNVNSQFVLSLLAVSTLLSSITMPFWLYILL
- a CDS encoding 1-acyl-sn-glycerol-3-phosphate acyltransferase; translation: MIRAIVKAIGFFLMVAVYSLVSLGAIFILRGDKQERALMKLTSLCAKLGLFIFGIKISIKNRENLSRIPPCCLIISNHLTYLDILVICSRIPSLFITSVEVKNTFFLGFLSRMGGSIFVERRKKTQLLREIENVSGKIMRGTRVTLFPEGTSSNGETVLPFKSALFTSAVSAGVDVQPLCIRYLSINGKKIDRENRDYVFYYGDLKFFPHLCKLMTLKRVEVELSVLQQIDTKDLTRKELVSGAEAVVRNCYESGV
- a CDS encoding putative hemolysin, translating into MYRQSINFKKLRPLAETLLKPRHLALNTFKQKVNIYIERERFIIKTAENEDDLANVLRLRYDVFYRELLEKRLLTGIDIDKFDFLCDHLIIIDKKSDSYIGTYRLLSSLFSDKFYSATEFDLSNILSLPGVKLELGRACVHKDYRTGSTITLLWRGISKYMRETGTKYLFGCSSVKNEDKTEITRIYRHLKANSFTGEEFRVCPRWKFRIKRLPVIMKRLDQNMPLENDSEVTDLIPPLLKSYINMGAQVCGEPAYDRKFKCADFLTLFNIDNSSSQTKRKYSL